One Nicotiana sylvestris chromosome 12, ASM39365v2, whole genome shotgun sequence genomic window carries:
- the LOC138883361 gene encoding uncharacterized protein translates to MTKTSTGETPFSLVYGTEALIPVDIGERSTRFTQATQESNDEEMRVNLDLLEARREAALIRMAAQKQVIERYYNRKTRLRFFKIGDFMLKKVFQSTKAANAGKLSPT, encoded by the coding sequence ATGACGAAAACTAGTACGGGAGAAACaccgttttcattggtttatggaactGAAGCTTTGATTCCAGTCGATATAGGAGAACGGAGTACCCGATTCACGcaggcgacacaagaatctaatgacgaggagatgcgaGTCAACCTAGATTTACTCGAAGCAAGGAGAGAAGCTgcactaataagaatggcagcacaaaaacaggtcatagaacgatactacaatagaaaaacacgcctcaggttcttcaaaattggggacttcatgcttaaaaaggtttttcaatctacaaaAGCAGCTAACGCaggaaaattaagtccaacatga